One genomic region from Thermoleptolyngbya sichuanensis A183 encodes:
- the pflA gene encoding pyruvate formate-lyase-activating protein → MSITGRIHSIETCGTVDGPGLRVVVFTQGCPLRCLYCHNPDCREISGGTEVTADEMVAEIQKYRFYIRPPGGVTLSGGEPLMQPEFVQEILRQCKALGIHTALDTSGYCPLAIARPVLEFVDLVLLDIKSFNPSIYTQVTSVSLQPTLDFAQYLSDCHKPAWIRFVVVPGLTDDPNNVAGLAQFVARLKNVERVEVIPFHKMGEYKWQQLGYDYQLSNTPTPTPECIQAIRAQFQQATPALVL, encoded by the coding sequence ATGTCAATCACCGGACGCATTCACTCCATCGAAACCTGTGGCACCGTCGATGGGCCTGGCCTGCGGGTCGTGGTGTTTACTCAGGGCTGTCCCCTGCGCTGCCTCTATTGCCACAACCCCGACTGCCGCGAGATATCGGGTGGCACTGAGGTCACCGCCGATGAAATGGTCGCCGAGATTCAGAAATATCGCTTCTACATTCGTCCGCCTGGTGGCGTGACCCTGAGCGGCGGCGAACCGCTGATGCAACCAGAGTTTGTGCAGGAGATTTTGCGGCAGTGCAAGGCGCTGGGCATTCACACCGCGCTGGATACGTCGGGCTATTGTCCGCTGGCGATCGCCCGCCCAGTGCTAGAGTTTGTCGATTTGGTGCTGCTGGATATCAAATCATTCAACCCGTCAATCTACACCCAGGTCACCAGCGTCAGCCTCCAGCCCACGCTGGATTTTGCACAATACCTCAGCGACTGCCACAAGCCTGCCTGGATTCGCTTTGTGGTGGTGCCAGGTTTAACGGATGATCCAAACAATGTCGCTGGGCTGGCCCAGTTCGTCGCCCGCTTGAAGAACGTGGAGCGGGTCGAAGTTATTCCCTTCCACAAGATGGGCGAATACAAGTGGCAACAGTTGGGCTATGACTATCAACTCAGCAATACCCCAACGCCCACACCAGAATGTATCCAGGCAATCCGGGCGCAGTTTCAGCAGGCCACGCCCGCGCTGGTACTGTAG